GAAGCTGTTGGGGCttacagaatttttgaaagatcAGTATTGAAACGAGAGTTAGAATACACCGAATATTTTGGTGATGGTGACTCTAAGGCATTTCTAAAAGTAAAGGATATCTATGGAAAAGATACGGTTACAAAACTTGAATGTATAGGGCACGTTCAAAAAAGAGTAGGGTCACgacttaggaaattaaaaaagaagaccAAAGGACTCGgtggaaaaggaaaattaaccGATAAATTTATCGATaagcttcaaaattattatggaaTTGCTATCCGTAGTAATGTTGGAGATATTGGAAAAATGCAATCTGCTGTTATAGCTGCTTTCTTTCACTGCTGTTCTAGCAGTAGAAACCTAATGCATAGGCAGTGTCCAGAAGGGACTGACAGCTGGTGTCGATACCAGCAAGCCATGAGCAACGGAGCAGAATATTCCGAAAAATCACCAGGTATTCCTAGTTCTGTGATGAAGGTgataaaatctacatatttataaCTCTGTGATagagagttattaaaaaaatgcttgcatgGTATGACACAGAACAATAATGAAAGTTTCAACAACATCTTATGGTCAATACTACCTAAAGAACATTTTGTGGAACAGGAAACTTTGTTTTTAGGTGCATATGTGGCAGCCATATTGTTTAATTCTGGTTACATAGGTCTATTACCTATTTTTGAGCATTTGGAAATTCCAATTAATCCTCtgactttaaaaatatgtatgggAATCGATGATGAGCTAATTAAGAAATCGAGACGTCAGTCATTGCCCTCCACTAAACTGACCAGAAAAAAagctgaaagctaaaaaaaaaaaaaaaaaaaaaaaaaaaaaaaaaaaaaaatcaaaattagttaaaaataaagttaaagagGGTTTGACCTAAAATTTGgtgaatttcaagaataaaaaaggagtaaaaatttttttatgatgcattaaaatctttaaatgtgttttctgaaaaactgtgtttttcaatattttgctttaagcTAAACATCaccaaaaaatatctttaatatatttatttgaaattttgagaaaatgtttaaatatattttatctgtgttatgaaataaaatctaatctccatcttcatttttttattttattgctttttttgtgaaaaaaacatgagtatttttttttcaaaaaagggatttttgacacaaaatttcaaataattcaaaaactttttaaagttttgcaaATCTTTTAGTTCAGAACATAGATAAGGGTGTTATTTATTTagtgtataaatattattgaaatatatttattagaattttttgtaGAAAGTTTACCGTAAgtgtaatttttcattaaaattttactaaaaaccaccaatatttcaaaaattaataataatttcatacaaattacatttaaatttaaagttttatgatccattttaaataaaaacatcttttgtttattgaaaatttaaatatttaaaaaaagtctccGAAGGTAGGCACATACCTTAAGAAGAAATGGTTCTTTGCGAATCCATGAAAGAGCAATCATGCTGTCACTCCATAGATAGGTGCAGGATATTGGTAATTTGAGGGCATGTATCACCTTTTGCACTAACTTGGCTAGAAATACTGAAGCGCAAAGTTCCAATCTTGGGATGGTGACTCTTTTTAATGGAGACACTCTCGATTTACTGGAAATCAATTTAATTGATGCGTGACCATCTTTAATGCACTTAGAGTAGATAACTGCACCACAAGCGGCTTCTGATGCGTCAGCGAACCCATGGATTTCTATCACTTCAGCTCCCTCGGTAAGTATACATCCTTCAAATTTCATGCTACTAACACTTTGTAATGATTCGACGAAATTTGACCACTCTTTCGTTTGTTTCTCAGGCAGTACCTCATGCCAATCCAGACCATACGTGTTGACCATAATTAAAAACCATaattgctgtaaaaatatttttgcctccGTCACTACAGGTCCTAGTAATCCAAGAGGATCGAACAGTCTTGCTATAGTGGATAAAACGCAGCGTTTTGTGACTCGACAGTCTTTCCCTTGAGACGGCTTGATATCAACTTTAAAGTAAAGGCTGTCTCTTTTGTTATTCCAGGAAACTCCTAAAACTTGCGTTTCCTCGGAGTgtgtaaaattatagatttcttcaCTACTTGATACTAGGTCTTCACAATTACTATGCCATTTGTGCAGTTGAATGCCAGAATTTTCCAAGATATCAATTAATTGCCATTGAAGTTCTTTGGCGGTAACTAAATTATCAGAACCGGTTAACACATCATCCATATAAAAGTTATCTTCAATGACGGATGCAGTTAGAGGATAATTTTCTCCCTCTTCAATCGCTATTTGTTTTAACGTACGAGTTGCTAAAAATGGTGCACTCACCGTTCCATACGTCACAGTATTTAGTTCGTAAGTTTTGACTGGTTCCTTCTCATTTTCTTTCCATAGAATGCTCTGTAACTTTCTCTGACTTGGGTGAATCCAGATCATTCGGTACATTTTCTTTATGTCCGCTGTGAAGGCATAGGCATATTTACGAAACCTAACCATGATGGAAAATAAATCACTTTGCGCTATTCCTCCGGTATATTGTAAGGAATTTAGGGAATTTCCATTTGAAGTTGGATAACTTGCATTAAAAACAACTCTGAGCATTGTTGACTGCCTATCAGGTCGATAAACTCCTAAATGAGGAATAAAATAAGTTGCTTCTTCCTCCTCATCTTGAATTTCTGACATGTGCCCTAACTCTAAATATTCACGTAAAAAATCTCTGTATAGGGACAAATAATTTGGATCCTTAATTAGACGTTGCCAcaacaagtttaattttttcagcGCAAACTCTTTAGATTTTCCTAAACATTTAGGATCTTCCTTTAAGggcatttttacaatatattatccTTCCGAATTTCtcgaaaagttatttttgaaatgttcttcaCACATTTTTTCTTTACTCTCAATTAATTCCGTTACAACATTTCCAATTTCCCAAAAACTTCTTAAAGTCTTTTCTAAATCAACACGTTCTTTGACTAACCctcaatgtattttattttcttccgtgTTATAAATACTCCCACTCACTAGATAAccaaaaacagaattttgtaaaattggaATTTGGTGGACATATTTGCCCTGGTTTCAACAGCTCAAAAAAGGCTTCCGCTCCGACCAATAAATCAACTCTTTGTGGAATATAAAAATGCTCATCacctaaattaatattatctaacCCTCCTACGCATTCATCTACTCGCTTTGATGGAGTAAGATACGTAATTATCCGAACaactaataaatttcattcagtcTCAAAGGTTCGGGCCTTGTTACACAAGTAGCGGATACTCGAGATCGAACGGAAATCACTGAGTCATTTAACCCATACACcacgatatttattttatttcttctcaatTGAAGTCGATCTGCACATTCTTTGCTAATAAAGTGAGACATTGAGCCAGAATCCATTAAAATCCGTACTTCACATTCATTTCCATAGGAATCACATAAATAACTAAACGTGGTACTCAGGAGAACTGTTTTGTTTTTAGTCGAGACACAACTACTCGTAGCTGAAAAGACGTTGACTCCAGTGTCACAACCCCCGATAGGTTCATTGCTCTTTGCCGGTAGGAATGTAGAAGTTAATGGGGAGAGAGGGGTGGTtgacaaatttctattttcactATGCTTTTTATTTGATACAGTACTCGTAGAAAAGGTtccatctttttcttttaattgcctAAAGGAATTCTGATCTCGGGGGAAATGTAAACTAATATGAtgctttttattgcatttaacaCAAGAATACTTTGATTTGAATTGCTCACTTTATATTTGCCAAGGCAATTAAAGCACAAATCATTATCTTTTACAAATTGTACTTTCTCATCAAcaggtaattttttataattaaaacacatATAAAGAGGATGAGCATCATAACACAGAatacattttgaactttttacatCGGATAAAAAGGTCTTAGATACATTTTTCAcgttataattttcattatgagGAACACTCTTTAATGGGGATTTTCCCCGAGatgacaaatataaatcaatttcctTTCCCAACGTAATTGGATCAAACCAGGTACCTGCTTGTTTTATACTTATATGTGAAGAGGTTTCTCTAtccaaagtttgaaaaatttaatcagaaattataagctgatttaatgttttgtaatc
The Argiope bruennichi chromosome 6, qqArgBrue1.1, whole genome shotgun sequence DNA segment above includes these coding regions:
- the LOC129971288 gene encoding uncharacterized protein LOC129971288, which translates into the protein MPLKEDPKCLGKSKEFALKKLNLLWQRLIKDPNYLSLYRDFLREYLELGHMSEIQDEEEEATYFIPHLGVYRPDRQSTMLRVVFNASYPTSNGNSLNSLQYTGGIAQSDLFSIMVRFRKYAYAFTADIKKMYRMIWIHPSQRKLQSILWKENEKEPVKTYELNTVTYGTVSAPFLATRTLKQIAIEEGENYPLTASVIEDNFYMDDVLTGSDNLVTAKELQWQLIDILENSGIQLHKWHSNCEDLVSSSEEIYNFTHSEETQVLGVSWNNKRDSLYFKVDIKPSQGKDCRVTKRCVLSTIARLFDPLGLLGPVVTEAKIFLQQLWFLIMVNTYGLDWHEVLPEKQTKEWSNFVESLQSVSSMKFEGCILTEGAEVIEIHGFADASEAACGAVIYSKCIKDGHASIKLISSKSRVSPLKRVTIPRLELCASVFLAKLVQKVIHALKLPISCTYLWSDSMIALSWIRKEPFLLKLSAFFLVSLVEGND